Proteins encoded by one window of Bernardetia sp.:
- a CDS encoding DNA gyrase/topoisomerase IV subunit A — MSAENTNGHAGDELQEHTENFNSLNGNGASDVLPVSGLYENWFLDYASYVILERAVPRIEDGLKPVQRRLMHAMNEMHDGRYHKVANIIGQTMQYHPHGDASIGDALVNMGQKDLLVDAQGNWGDVRTGDGAAASRYIEARLSKFALDVLFNPQTTEWQLSYDGRKKEPTALPVKFPLLLAQGVEGIAVGLSTKILPHNFIELIDASIDALRGKKVNLYPDFPTGGFVDIDNYNGGKRGGKVRVRARMEQVDKTTLAIRDIPFGTTTTSLIDSILKANSKGKVKIKKIIDNTAAEVEILVQLAPNTSPDVTMSALYAFTDCEVSISPNACVIIDDKPHFIDVNEMLKSCADFTRDLLKQELEIREAELLEKIFFSSLERLFIDEGIYKRIEEAKTWEEVIQTIHKGLEPYKKDFYREVTDEDVTKLTEIKIKRISKYDTAKADDLRLKMEKELEEVRYNLENITPYSINYFKELKKKYAKGRERKTQISSFDNIEATVVAANNAKLYVNRKEGFIGIGLKKDEFVCECSDLDDIIIFREDGVMQVVKVADKVFVGKNIIHVDVFRKGDERMVYNMAYLDGKKGITYVKRFQVLGVTREREYNLASDHKLSKVHYFSANPNGEAEVINILLSNACKAKIKNFDFNFAELEIKGRGVKGNQLTKYPVRRIKLAKEGESTLGALEIYYDTVTGTLNKDEIGQKLGDFDNEDTILVIYKDGSYEQTNYELTNRYDVKRVLSIQKFNPEAIISAVYYDGKGKNHYIKRFKIETSTVGKEFTFVPEHQKSEVLAVYFEEEESKNLKVEIFYQQNRKKFKISYLLHTLEDIKGWRALGRKLEEPAIYKANFVEPEPSKAESLFDPTVKGDIKNNDSKNGKDDSLFG, encoded by the coding sequence ATGAGTGCAGAAAATACGAATGGACACGCAGGCGACGAGTTACAAGAACATACAGAAAACTTTAATTCCTTAAATGGCAATGGAGCTTCTGATGTGCTTCCTGTTTCTGGACTGTATGAAAACTGGTTTTTAGATTATGCTTCTTATGTAATTTTGGAACGTGCTGTTCCTCGCATAGAAGATGGCTTGAAGCCTGTACAACGCCGATTGATGCACGCCATGAACGAAATGCACGACGGACGTTATCATAAAGTAGCAAATATTATTGGTCAGACAATGCAGTACCACCCACACGGAGATGCTTCTATTGGAGATGCGCTCGTCAATATGGGACAGAAAGATTTACTCGTCGACGCACAAGGAAACTGGGGAGATGTTCGTACAGGCGATGGAGCAGCAGCTTCTCGTTATATTGAGGCTCGTTTGTCTAAGTTTGCACTTGATGTTTTGTTCAACCCACAAACTACTGAATGGCAACTCTCTTACGATGGTAGAAAAAAAGAACCTACTGCGCTGCCAGTAAAATTTCCATTGCTCTTGGCACAAGGTGTAGAAGGAATTGCTGTCGGACTTTCTACCAAAATTTTGCCTCACAATTTTATAGAACTCATAGATGCTTCTATAGATGCGCTTAGAGGGAAAAAAGTTAATCTCTATCCAGATTTTCCGACAGGTGGTTTTGTCGATATAGATAATTATAACGGAGGAAAACGTGGTGGAAAAGTGCGTGTACGTGCTAGAATGGAACAAGTTGATAAAACTACGCTTGCTATTCGTGATATTCCTTTCGGAACAACAACGACAAGTTTGATAGATTCTATCTTGAAAGCTAATAGCAAAGGCAAGGTAAAAATCAAGAAAATAATCGATAATACAGCAGCCGAAGTAGAAATTTTGGTACAGCTTGCGCCCAATACTTCGCCAGACGTTACGATGAGTGCGCTCTATGCTTTTACAGATTGTGAAGTTTCTATTTCTCCAAATGCGTGTGTGATTATTGATGACAAACCTCATTTTATTGATGTAAATGAAATGTTAAAATCTTGTGCAGATTTTACACGTGATTTGCTCAAGCAAGAATTAGAAATTAGAGAAGCCGAACTCTTAGAAAAAATATTTTTCTCTTCTTTAGAACGGCTGTTTATAGATGAAGGGATTTATAAGCGAATAGAAGAAGCCAAAACGTGGGAAGAAGTTATCCAGACTATTCACAAAGGTTTAGAACCTTACAAAAAAGATTTTTATAGAGAAGTAACCGATGAAGACGTTACGAAACTGACAGAAATCAAAATCAAACGCATTTCCAAATACGACACAGCAAAAGCAGACGACTTGCGCCTCAAAATGGAAAAAGAATTGGAAGAGGTGCGTTATAATTTAGAAAATATTACGCCGTATTCTATCAATTATTTCAAGGAATTAAAGAAAAAATATGCAAAAGGAAGAGAACGCAAAACACAAATTTCTTCGTTTGACAATATTGAAGCAACCGTAGTAGCTGCCAACAATGCAAAACTTTATGTAAATCGTAAGGAAGGCTTTATCGGAATTGGTTTGAAAAAAGACGAGTTTGTTTGTGAGTGTTCAGACTTAGACGACATTATTATTTTTAGAGAAGATGGTGTAATGCAAGTTGTGAAGGTAGCTGATAAAGTTTTTGTAGGAAAAAATATCATTCACGTAGATGTTTTTAGAAAAGGGGATGAGCGAATGGTGTATAATATGGCATATTTAGACGGAAAAAAAGGCATTACGTATGTCAAACGTTTCCAAGTTTTGGGGGTAACTCGTGAAAGAGAATACAACCTTGCCAGCGACCACAAACTTTCTAAAGTACATTATTTCTCTGCCAATCCGAACGGAGAAGCCGAAGTTATCAATATTCTTTTGTCAAATGCGTGTAAAGCAAAAATCAAAAACTTTGACTTTAATTTTGCCGAATTAGAAATAAAAGGACGTGGTGTAAAAGGAAATCAGCTTACAAAATATCCAGTTCGTAGAATCAAACTTGCTAAAGAAGGAGAATCTACATTAGGAGCATTAGAAATCTATTACGACACTGTAACTGGAACGCTCAACAAAGATGAAATAGGTCAAAAGCTCGGCGATTTTGATAATGAAGATACAATTTTAGTTATTTATAAAGATGGAAGTTACGAACAAACCAACTACGAACTTACCAATCGTTATGATGTAAAACGAGTACTTTCTATTCAGAAATTCAACCCAGAAGCAATTATTTCGGCTGTTTACTACGATGGAAAAGGAAAAAATCACTACATCAAACGTTTTAAAATAGAGACTTCAACTGTTGGAAAAGAATTTACCTTTGTGCCAGAACATCAAAAATCTGAAGTTTTGGCTGTGTATTTTGAAGAAGAAGAAAGCAAGAACTTAAAAGTAGAAATTTTCTATCAGCAAAATCGTAAGAAGTTTAAAATTTCTTATTTGCTTCATACTTTAGAGGATATAAAAGGCTGGAGAGCGTTAGGTAGAAAACTAGAAGAACCTGCTATCTATAAAGCTAATTTTGTAGAGCCAGAGCCTTCAAAAGCAGAATCTTTATTTGACCCAACTGTAAAGGGAGATATAAAAAATAATGATTCTAAAAATGGAAAAGATGATTCTCTTTTTGGTTAA
- a CDS encoding ferredoxin--NADP reductase: MSSNRYQTLKIKEIVKETPDAITIHLKQPLFRKIPYYAGQFLTLIVKDENGKKYRRAYSLCSAPHLDSTLAVTVKRVEGGVVSNLLNDTLKAGEKLEIMEPMGNFVLRTHPDNSRHIVLCAGGSGITPLMSMLKVALNYEKNSVVSLIYTCRDEENIIFKDQLDKLKEKHSDRLNVIYVLTQPKTDISTKENHFKGRVTKDFIKTTLGNLPSKKESIFYLCGPEGMMQTIEETLSEMNVDSNTVHKENFFAPVAEDTDNVVPDGRKNVIISLNGEQLEVAVDAKKTILEAALDDEIDMPYSCQSGLCTACRGLCLSGEVTMDSNEALSEAEITEGYVLTCQAHPLTDDVKIDMDA, from the coding sequence ATGTCATCTAATCGTTATCAAACTTTAAAAATAAAAGAAATTGTAAAGGAAACTCCCGATGCAATCACCATACACCTCAAGCAACCTCTATTTCGTAAAATTCCTTATTATGCAGGACAGTTTTTAACACTTATCGTAAAAGATGAAAACGGTAAAAAGTATCGTCGTGCTTATTCATTGTGTTCTGCTCCTCATTTGGATAGTACACTTGCCGTAACAGTAAAGCGAGTAGAGGGTGGAGTGGTATCAAACTTATTAAATGATACTTTAAAGGCTGGTGAAAAGTTAGAAATTATGGAGCCAATGGGTAATTTTGTTTTGAGAACCCATCCAGACAACAGTCGTCATATTGTGCTTTGTGCTGGAGGAAGTGGTATTACGCCCTTGATGTCAATGCTAAAAGTAGCTTTAAATTATGAAAAAAATAGTGTTGTTTCCTTGATTTATACGTGTAGAGACGAGGAGAATATTATTTTTAAAGACCAGTTGGATAAACTGAAAGAAAAACATAGCGACAGGTTGAATGTAATCTATGTCTTGACACAGCCTAAAACAGATATATCTACAAAAGAAAATCATTTTAAAGGCAGAGTTACAAAAGATTTTATCAAAACCACTTTAGGAAACTTGCCTAGCAAAAAGGAAAGTATTTTTTATTTGTGTGGACCAGAGGGAATGATGCAAACCATAGAGGAAACACTTTCTGAAATGAATGTAGATAGTAATACAGTTCATAAAGAAAATTTCTTTGCACCTGTTGCTGAAGACACAGATAATGTTGTTCCAGACGGTAGAAAAAACGTTATTATTTCGCTCAATGGAGAGCAATTAGAAGTAGCTGTTGATGCTAAAAAGACAATTTTAGAAGCTGCCTTAGATGATGAGATTGATATGCCTTATTCTTGCCAAAGTGGACTCTGTACGGCGTGTCGTGGACTTTGTTTGTCAGGAGAAGTAACTATGGATTCTAATGAAGCTCTTAGTGAAGCTGAAATTACAGAAGGCTATGTTCTGACCTGCCAAGCGCACCCACTTACAGACGATGTAAAAATAGATATGGATGCTTAA
- a CDS encoding metallophosphoesterase family protein yields MKIQHSKISKFIPKNSLGRRLVIPDIHGCLETFEALLSKIQLTENDQLFLLGDYINKGNYSKEVLDLIINLQEKQSKKGYQIFPLRGNHEQMMLEDDKYENEVTEFDKKHYDFVSSLPYFYELDNFLLVHAGFNLNDETPFLDTESMLWIRDFSINDATKNSLFKNKTIIFGHNPTFLNDILVDIERNAPSICLDNGCVYKHKWFLGNLLCLDLDSYEVLIQENVESILDI; encoded by the coding sequence TTGAAAATCCAACATTCAAAAATTTCAAAGTTTATTCCTAAAAACAGTTTGGGTAGAAGGCTTGTCATTCCAGATATTCACGGCTGTTTAGAGACATTTGAAGCTCTTTTATCAAAAATACAGCTAACTGAAAATGACCAGCTTTTTCTATTAGGAGATTACATCAATAAAGGTAATTATAGCAAAGAAGTTTTAGATTTGATTATTAATCTTCAAGAAAAACAGAGTAAAAAAGGGTATCAAATCTTTCCTCTGCGTGGCAATCACGAACAAATGATGTTGGAAGACGACAAATATGAAAATGAAGTAACTGAATTTGATAAAAAGCATTATGATTTTGTGTCCAGCTTACCTTATTTCTATGAGTTGGATAATTTTTTGCTCGTGCATGCAGGATTTAATCTTAATGATGAAACTCCATTTTTAGATACTGAATCTATGCTTTGGATAAGAGATTTTTCTATAAATGATGCTACTAAAAACTCTCTTTTCAAAAACAAAACGATTATCTTTGGACACAACCCAACATTTTTAAACGATATTTTGGTAGATATTGAAAGAAACGCTCCTTCTATCTGCTTAGATAATGGATGTGTTTACAAACACAAATGGTTTTTGGGCAACTTGTTATGTCTTGATTTAGATTCTTATGAAGTTTTGATACAAGAAAATGTTGAAAGCATTTTAGATATATAA
- a CDS encoding Crp/Fnr family transcriptional regulator — MWNPFARKYSSKDKQLMNFLRKMLLFSCLTDEELMVFLPNLYLRNYAKEEVVFFRNDPSQALYIVKIGQIKLELDIGERFEELGKIEEGNCFGENCLVHGSHRLYNAICSDAVTQLYILPLANILEIFEEYPRIKSKMYEMMAQHQQEQIQKVFNAYRESFGIFELNHSYFKN; from the coding sequence ATGTGGAATCCATTTGCTCGTAAATACTCCTCAAAGGACAAACAACTAATGAATTTCCTTCGGAAAATGCTTTTATTTTCTTGTCTGACAGATGAGGAACTAATGGTGTTTTTGCCAAATCTTTATTTGAGAAATTATGCAAAAGAAGAAGTTGTTTTCTTTAGAAATGACCCAAGTCAAGCACTTTATATTGTAAAAATTGGTCAGATTAAATTAGAATTAGATATTGGAGAACGCTTTGAAGAACTAGGAAAAATAGAAGAAGGAAACTGTTTTGGAGAAAATTGTCTAGTACACGGTTCACATAGGCTTTACAATGCAATATGTTCGGATGCTGTTACACAGCTTTATATCTTGCCACTTGCCAATATCTTAGAAATATTTGAGGAATATCCTCGTATAAAATCAAAAATGTATGAAATGATGGCACAGCATCAGCAAGAACAAATTCAAAAAGTCTTTAATGCATATAGAGAATCTTTTGGCATTTTTGAGTTAAATCATTCGTATTTTAAAAACTAG